From one Pseudomonadota bacterium genomic stretch:
- a CDS encoding indolepyruvate oxidoreductase subunit beta translates to MMKNNDKVTNIFLSGVGGQGTILASNILTEVFLNAGYDVKKSEVHGMAQRGGDVTTHFRFGKKVYSPLIKYGDVDFLLSFELLEALRYINWVKEDGKIIINKQEVFPPAVNLGVAKYPDGVEEVFKKYFKENVQVINGQEIAGKLGNVQAANVVLIGAFSNFFPEIKEAAWVKAIKGLLKEKLHELNIKAFSEGRKAL, encoded by the coding sequence ATGATGAAAAATAACGATAAAGTAACTAATATATTTCTTTCAGGTGTCGGCGGTCAAGGCACGATCCTCGCGAGTAATATTCTGACCGAGGTTTTTCTTAACGCCGGCTACGATGTAAAGAAGAGCGAAGTCCACGGGATGGCACAACGGGGCGGAGACGTTACAACCCATTTCAGATTCGGGAAAAAGGTGTATTCACCTCTTATCAAGTATGGGGATGTGGATTTCCTTCTCTCCTTCGAACTCCTTGAGGCGCTCAGATATATAAACTGGGTTAAGGAGGACGGAAAAATAATAATCAATAAGCAGGAGGTTTTTCCACCGGCGGTAAATCTTGGAGTGGCAAAGTATCCTGATGGTGTCGAGGAAGTGTTTAAAAAATACTTTAAAGAGAATGTTCAAGTAATAAATGGGCAGGAGATTGCAGGCAAACTTGGGAATGTACAGGCTGCAAATGTGGTACTTATCGGCGCCTTCTCTAATTTCTTTCCTGAAATAAAAGAAGCGGCGTGGGTAAAGGCAATTAAGGGGTTACTGAAAGAAAAGCTCCATGAGCTTAATATCAAAGCCTTCAGCGAAGGGAGAAAGGCCCTTTAA